Proteins encoded within one genomic window of Micromonospora halotolerans:
- a CDS encoding 50S ribosomal protein bL37, which yields MAKKARKKKARKKSGANHGKRPNS from the coding sequence ATGGCGAAGAAGGCCCGCAAGAAGAAGGCCCGTAAGAAGAGCGGCGCCAACCACGGCAAGCGCCCCAACTCCTGA